AGAAGTAAAGAACTTCCTAACACCGGGGTGTTTGGTCTGTATTGATGTCGACGATACACTGTCTCAACATCGCCACCTCGGAGGCGTCGGATGGCAGAAGCAACGGATGGAATACCTTCAAGAGCATAGGATGTCCTGCCAGGCAGCAAAGAGGCGTATGCTGAGGGAGTCTGCCGCTATATCAACGTTTCTTCCCAAAGATTTGCTAGAGAAGGAAATCCCTATCCATATTCAGGAGTTGGTGGATAACTCGGATATTTTTCTTATGGGAATGTCCTCAAAAGGGCTGGAAAGTGTTCCCGTGGTGATGTCGACGCTATACCAGCAAGGGATCGATTTCGATACGAGGCCTTTATTTCCTGAAGACTTTTTTCTCGTTCCTAGGCAGGAGCTGTCTGCCTCAGGAGTATTCACCGATGGGGTATTGTTCTGCGGAGGATTTACGGAAACGGAAGCTTTTACGGAGCTATGGCTCAGAAAGTCTCCCTCGATACGTAGGGTGGTGTTCGTTCATGGAGATCCTGCTGTGGTTCAGGATATGGAGAAAGTTGCCAAAGCCCTTTCTCTCTCTTACACAGGGCTGGTGTATTACCCTGCTGCAGAGACTGTCTTTTCTTTCTCTCCTCCTTATTCTACAGCTGTAGCTATGCAGTCGGAAACTGCTCTAAAGGTGTTGCCGGATGACTTGGCTGCTAAAGCTCTGGCGATGCTTGAAGAATAGAATCCATGCGTCATTGCAACACAAAGGTGTCGTATCAAGTTTAAGGGTGGTCAGAAGGGTTTTATCTCAAGAGGGTTTATTATGAGAGTGTTGTTGTCTGTACTTTTTGGTTTGATCGTTGCTCACACGCCGTTCAGTCACGTCGAGGCTGTCACCAGCAAATTAAACGATATCTCTTTAATAGAGAAGTATGTTGGAGAAGGCACTCTCTTGTGCTGGTCTGTAGAGAATGTTCTGTGCTCGCCAGCATCAATGATTGCTAGCATACAAAGAGTCTCTAGCAATCGATCTGGAGGAGTTGCTTGTGAGCTCCCCCAGGAGGAAGTTGACAGACGAGCCATTGCCGAATGGATCGCAGTCAATAATTTATGCGATCATTCCATTGTGCATCCTTCAGTAACCAATACCCTGATCGCGTTATCTCTAAAAAAGGTAGATATGTTAGGAATTTCTGTTGCTGACCTTACCTCGGCAACGTCAGTATTGGATGCTTTGGACAAGAACGAGGTGTCTCTGGGAAGGTCGGGAGTTAGATTTCCGAATATCTTTATCAGAAACCCCGATCACAGGGAGGAGTGCATGCACTCCATCCTGTTAGAAGAAAATGTCTTGTTCACGGGAAGTCTAGCAGAGAATACTACGGTGGGAAGAGCCTTTTCTCTATTTCTGAATTCTCTTAATACTAAACCGTCTCGAGTAATCTATATCGATGGAAACGCGGATAATATCTTGTCCATGGAGGAAGTTTGTGAGGCAGCAAAAATTTACTTCATAGGCGTGTCCTTCAGAGCTTCGGAGCGAAAGTTCAGGGGTTACGACAATGTTATCGCCGATCTACAGAAGACGCTGCTACTAGACCAACTCTCCGACACTTTTTTCACCAATATTCTGTCAGGTTTACAGTCAAAAGCTGAATCTACAGCACCCAAGTCATACTCAGAGATCCTACGAGATTTCTAAAATTTTTTTGTCTACTATTACAGCAAGGAGCGTACTATGAAACATATATTCTTGAAGGAAGGGGTGCGCTAATATGGTTTCTCCTATCCCTACTCCAGGAGGTATACCTCCTCCTCTGGAACCCCAGGTTGTCGTTACCCAACCTGGTGGAGCTTCTGGTTCTGATGAGGGAGCAGGTCCTTCTTCGGAAACCCAAGAAGGGGCGTCTGGGGGGGCACCCTCCGTTTCTACGGTTCGTCACGAATATTCGTTTCAATTCGGTCTCTTAGAGGCGAGCTTTGTGGATTTGGCTCGCCAGGTGTTCGAACTTATGGACTCCATTGCCTCTAGCCCTAGGGTAGTGGAAGGAGCTAGAGCGTGTCATGATCAGATGGCACCTTGGTGTGAATCAAAGTGCGGATGTCCGTCATGCGGGTGCCCCGATGGCCAGTGCGGGTGTGGCTCTTTTGGGAGGTTCCTGTGTAACTGCTTTGCCGCTTGCTGCATCCCTGGGCGTAGGCAGGAAGAGGAGTCCGATGATTTTGCATTCTTCCGTCGTCTAGAAGAGTTATATGGTCCCATAGCCTTGGGGTTAGCCTTTAACTCCTTAGGGTTAGATATGACATCCGTGGTGAAGGGAGAGGTGCAACTTACGGATACGGATAAGCGAAACTTAGAAGCTGAGGCTGCTAGAGACCAAAACAAGTTGGCTCGTCTTGGATTACAGAGAAATGGGAAAAATATCAGGGAATCTCTAGTAAAAGTGCATCAAGGTGAGAAGGAAGATTTGAAGCAAAATGTCTTGGGAGGGCTCCTTCAATTGCTAGAACTACCTCCGACAGAAGAAGATACAAAGAAGTCACTATATGTGGATTTCGGCGGTGGATCTTCGGGATCCCCTCCCGCTCTGTCCGAAAAAGATTTAACAGATCTCCTCTGTCGCATATATGTATACGACTTGACAATCAATCGTATAGGAGGAATGGGAATCAAAGACGCGTGCCTTGCAGCTCGAGCTATATGGTGCTTACTAACGAGGTGGTTTGGCTCTTCAGTGCCTGGTGTTAGGGTATGTATTGATTTGGATCTACTAAACACCGTAATCGGAATTGTTTTGCTAGTCCTCGGGTATGTACCGGGAGAAAGAGGTGAAATGTCGCAGGAGTTGGTAGCCCAACTCTTACAATTCAGATCGTCCTTGAGAGTGGATGAAAACAGTCTCAGGGAAAGTTTACGGTCATCTAGGGAGCAACATCCTAGCATTGAGGAAGGTGAGGAGGAATCTGGAGATGAAGAAGGAGCCGTAGGAGGAAGAGATGAGCCTGATGCTCCTTTATCTGCTTCAGGAAGGAGTAGTCAGGGACCTTTATCCGCAAAAGGATTTGGGGCGAATTTTGGAAGCGTAGAACACCAAAGGAGTCTTGTTGAAGCCGTAAGAAGAGTTCAGAAAGTGTCCACTGTGTGCAGAGCTTTAGGGGCCACCCTTCCCGTGGTCGCTCAGCCAGGCCCTACAAGACCCGGCTCAAGTGCAAGCGGTGATTCCAGCCCCTCTACCTCCGGAGTAAGCGGTGAAGAAGGAAAAGGAAAGAAAACTTCAAGGAAAGGCGGAACTTCCGGTCCCAAGGAGAGTGCAACAGTAGAAACATCTCTGTAAACTTTACTTTATTAGAGTGTGTATCTTCTCACTCCTAAAGCTGATTCTTTCCTTTCGTATAGAGCAAAGGGCGGCGATCGTCTCTTAGATGGTCGTCGCGCGTTTTTGTGTATCGGAGTGACACGATCACAAAGGAAGGCAACAATCAAAAAAACTCTATGAAATATTCTCTTCTATTTCCTTCTCAGAAATTGGTCTTTGAAGTTCTAGATCAAAAAAACATCTGTTCTTCTATCCCTTCCTTTGACATAGTCTTAAGGTTGTAGTACCGTAAGGTTCTGCAAGATACTTTCTAGACAACACAAGTCTCTAGAGGTTTTGTGGAGAATGTGCCGTCAGTTACAATCTTGAGCCGTAATACTGGAAGGAGGGCGTTGTGAATTCATCCGTTCACAAAGACTTAGTTCGATTGGGAGATGCTTTCCGTCGTGCCCGGGAAGAAAAGGGACTATCTCTAAGAGAAGTAGAATCCGCAATCTCCATACGTGTCCATTGCTTAGAAGCTATCGAGTCAGGGTACCTAGGGAAGCTTATATCTCCTGTCTATGCCAGAGGGTTTATAAAGAAATATGCCGCCTTTTTGGGGTTAGATGGAGAGCAAATGCTGCGAGACC
This sequence is a window from Chlamydiifrater volucris. Protein-coding genes within it:
- a CDS encoding DUF2608 domain-containing protein, with protein sequence MNAVFSLILASALLMSAPSHAKKARHMPSRKIIYSFAEVKNFLTPGCLVCIDVDDTLSQHRHLGGVGWQKQRMEYLQEHRMSCQAAKRRMLRESAAISTFLPKDLLEKEIPIHIQELVDNSDIFLMGMSSKGLESVPVVMSTLYQQGIDFDTRPLFPEDFFLVPRQELSASGVFTDGVLFCGGFTETEAFTELWLRKSPSIRRVVFVHGDPAVVQDMEKVAKALSLSYTGLVYYPAAETVFSFSPPYSTAVAMQSETALKVLPDDLAAKALAMLEE
- a CDS encoding helix-turn-helix domain-containing protein; the protein is MNSSVHKDLVRLGDAFRRAREEKGLSLREVESAISIRVHCLEAIESGYLGKLISPVYARGFIKKYAAFLGLDGEQMLRDHPYVLKLLDEFTSKEAELVFELGFGSRSTPGRDVKWLPGAAKIALSVLGAATLWWLISLISSD
- a CDS encoding DUF2608 domain-containing protein, with translation MRVLLSVLFGLIVAHTPFSHVEAVTSKLNDISLIEKYVGEGTLLCWSVENVLCSPASMIASIQRVSSNRSGGVACELPQEEVDRRAIAEWIAVNNLCDHSIVHPSVTNTLIALSLKKVDMLGISVADLTSATSVLDALDKNEVSLGRSGVRFPNIFIRNPDHREECMHSILLEENVLFTGSLAENTTVGRAFSLFLNSLNTKPSRVIYIDGNADNILSMEEVCEAAKIYFIGVSFRASERKFRGYDNVIADLQKTLLLDQLSDTFFTNILSGLQSKAESTAPKSYSEILRDF